The genomic DNA AAGTCAGTTCCCGCACCTCTCCCTGATAATCAGTTTCCAGCTCCCTTTTTTCCTGGGCAAGTGCTGCGTTTTCGGTATCCGCCTGAGATGAGACGGAAACATATTCCCCTGTAGCCATTGACATAGCTCCGGCAACCAGTCCTGCAACACCTGCAAGTAAAACACCGGAAGGACTGCTATTTGCAGATGCAACCCCAAGAACAAGGCTCGCTGTCGAAACAATTCCGTCATTTGCCCCCAGTACAGCTGCCCTCAGCCATCCCACTTTTTCGATACTATGTCGTTCAAGATGCATATATTTTTTCCTTCAAATACGCATACTCATCGGAATTACGGATAAATAGAAAATGCATTGACGGATAAATGCGCGGTTATAGTCTGTTTTAGCCAACCATTACAGGGCATCTTATCCATCATAAACCTACAGCACTATTCGGTAACGGGATTTTTCCTTTGGCTACGAACGGTGAGGAAGATATGCAGCAACCCCATCGCACCATGTGCCCAGAAATAGGTTTCAATAAATACAGTCAGAAACTTATGCACATGCAGGACGGTTTCTGTCAGCACAGGTGACGTGCCAAGAGCAGTATTGAGAGCAAACCAGAATCCACCACATAATGCAACGCCCAATAGTGCAAGTACACCAAGCCCCTGAACCAGAGCAGCAATCCCACCAGCATGAGCTTCAGGAAGACGGAATGATATCAGCATTTTGATATCTTCAACCACACCTCGAAAATCAAGGACCACCCAGGCAAAATAGTAACGAAATCCTCGTTGTGTCAGCATCCATGCAAGCATGACAAACCCAAGGACAATCAGTGATAATCCAGTGATAACATGGAACCATGTTACGAACCCAGTGAGAGTATAGTCACTAAGCGCATCGCTTTCGGTAAGGTTTGAATTAATAATCTGCAATAAAATCAATACAGCTACGATGATATGCAGCACACGTAGAAATGGTGTGTTTTTGTGAGGAAGAGCATTACGTAAATTTTCGTTCATAATTTAGCCACTTTTTTTAAGGTTGGTTGACCACTCAATATTATGCCTTTTTATTAATGATAACCTTAACTTCTCAAAACCAAGATGCACTCAGTAATATCCAAACCATGTTCAAAGGCCCAGTACTCGACAGGTAAATTCAGGTTCCTGAGTGGTTCTTATCGTCGCCAGATAGCCACGAAACAACGCAATGCTGTACAGAATGCTTATATCTGAACGCTTGAAATTCCAAAAGCGACGTGGATCGTACGGCACTTAATCCGACGACCGATGAAGAGTGCAGCCATGACAAAATCCATTCACCAAGCCACATTAGGTGACGTCGGAAATGATCTTCTTACGGCAAAGCACATGGCTTAGAATCCCTGTTCCAGCCTCGAAGAGGATACTGATGATTTATTTGCCGGAAAAAAGCATCTTCATGAGGGTCTCATACCGATGATGAAGACATTACGGGCATCAGTGTGTTAATCAACGGGGAGCAGGTCAATAACTTTTGGTATACTAACTGACTCCAAATATCAAAATTGATGATACAGGTTTTCATGAGAAAGCAACTGGCACACTTATTATGATTCCTTTATCATCATTTCAACGATAACTGCCCCACGGTTCCCATGCTTTTCTGAACGCGAAAAAAACGGAACACTATTTATGAAATATAACCACCTGTTGTCAGATATCGCGCTGTTGTGTTTCCCCCTGTTGGCATTAATGTTGAGCTTTTTCAACCAGAACGCTCAATGGGGGATCAATTCAACAATTGTGTTGATCTTATCCACTCTTCCTTCGTTATTGTTAACAAGTTATGAGATGGTTAAATCTTTGCTCAAACACCAGGTTGGGGTTGATGTCCTTGCGATTATTTCAATGTCTGGTGCACTTTGGATGGGAGAGTCGGCAACGGCAGCAGTGATTGCCGCTATGACCGCCACAGGCAGATTGCTTGAAAGCTATGCTCAGGGCCGTGCCGAACGAGAAATGACCTCTCTGCTTTCTAAAGCACCTCGTTCAGCGAATAGACTTCTTAAAAACGATATTCAGGTTATCCCCGTAGAATCTATTCAGCCCGGTGATTTGCTCTTAGTTAAGCCGGGAGAAACTATTCCTGTAGACGGTCCACTGGTGAGTGCGAGCGCTGTCTTGAACGAATCCTCAATTACCGGAGAATCATTACCCGCCCCCCGGAAGGCTGGTGCACTGATGCTTAGTGGTGCAATTAATGCGGGAGATGCCCTGAAAATGTATGCAGCCCGTTCAGCAAAAGACAGCACGCTTCAGGGTATTATCCGTGTGGTAGAGCAGGCCAGTCAGTCACGTGCGTCAACAGTACGACTGGCAGACCGTTATGCCGTCTGGTTTATCCCCTTTGCCCTTGGCATTGCTCTACTGGCATGGGCCGTGAGTAACGAACCCGTTCGCGCATTGGCTGTGCTGGTTGTCGCAACCCCCTGTCCACTTTTACTGGCTGTACCGGTGGCGTTGGTCTCCGGCATTTCCCGCTCTGCACAGAGAGGGGTACTAATTAAAGGAAGTGCCGCACTGGAGCAACTGGCTCGGGCAGATCACCTATTTTTTGACAAAACAGGGACCCTGACAGGGGGGACTGCAAAACTGACGTCGATTCAGAGCCTTAATCCACATTATACGCAGCAGGATTTACTCAGGCTGGCAGCAAGTCTGGATCAGTTTTCCTGTCACATTATCGCCAGCGCTATTTTACAGGAGGCACATGAACAAGGCTTAGGCTCTTTACCAATACCGGAATCAGTGCAGGAAGTGGCCGGAGCGGGTCTGACAGGAAAAATCAACGATCAGCAAGTATGTATTGGTACATTGGATTTTGTTCTGAGCCACGCCAGAAGTGGTAGCTGGTTTGAGTCCGCACGTCAGCGCTTGTTCATTGAAAATGTGACGGTAGTTGCGATCGCAATTGATGCGGAGTTGGTCGGCTGGCTATTGCTCTCTGATCAGTTACGGCTGGAAACACCAAGAGCTTTGCGCATGTTGCGAAAAGCCGGTGTGCGCGAGATAGTTATGCTGACAGGGGACAGGCAGGAAGTGGCGGACAGTATTGGTACAGGCCTTGGTGTCGATCGTGTTCTGGCTGAACTGACCCCGGAGATGAAACTGGCGCATATATTAGATGCCTCAGACTCTTTTTGCACGATGATGGTTGGTGACGGGGTAAATGATGCCCCGGCACTTGCAGCAGCTGGGGTCGGAGTCGCAATGGGGGCAAGGGGAACCGCTGCGGCAGCAGAAAGTGCTGATATCGTACTGCTGACAGATCAGTTAGACCGATTGGTTGATGCCAGACAAATAGCCAGACTTTCCATGCGTATCGCCACACAAAGTGTCTTGCTCGGAATGGGGTTATGTTGCATAGCTATGGTTATTGCAGCCCTTGGTATGTTACCACCGTTTGAAGGTGCACTTTTACAGGAATTCATTGATCTCCTGGCTATTCTCTCAGCTTTACGGGTGCTGACCTGTCGGGTTACACGCCCACTAGACAAGGCTATAAGTAACCAACAGCTTGAAACATTGAGAAACGAGCACAAGCATTTACAACCTGTTCTTCAATGTTTGGCTGAAGTTGCTGCACGTTTCCCCCTAGCAGATCAGGAAGAGCAACGTATGCTCCTTAAGGAGCTGCATGAACAACTGGTCCAGAAGATCCTGTCTCATGAGCAACAGGATGAACAAGATCTGTACCCTTCATTATCGACAATGCTGGTCGGCGATGACCCCCTTGCTGCTTTGTATCGTAGCCACAAGGAAATATATCAGGAAGTAAGGAAGTTAGGTCGACTCAGTGAACTCCTGCAGAACACAGATGTTTCAGCTGATATTATTCGTGATGTACAACGTTCCTTGTATGGGCTTGAGGCTATTCTGCAGCTACATTTTGCTCAGGAAGAAGAGTTATACAACAGTCTTCAGGCTTAAATCTTATCCACATATCCATGGTGATCCTGCAGATCTCACTATAGGTGTCTTTAACTCCTATTGAAGTGGCATACCGATGAAATGCCAGAATTTATATACAATAAGTAGTTTTATTACCGTTAGGTTTGTTCAACTTTTCCAGGATTCCAAACATACAGCCTAGTGTGTATAAAACGAAATAAGTACCTATGTACTTCATGACCAACAAACAAAACACAGACTGACGCGTGACCACCAAATATAATTTGGCCCCCTGAATCCACCCCGCGCAACACCAATAGGTACTTAACTTATGTTGAGGCAACAAACTAAAATATGTAGCATTGATAATGCATGTTTGTTACCCCAACATTTTTATATGTATTTTGCAGATAAGATAACGTTGTGAAATTTCCTCACCAGTGCATAGCTATCTGCTTGATTACAGGCACGTGTATCATGTCAGTTCAGGGATATCTTTCCAGCATATCTACCTTCACCGAATAATTCCCGGTCTCAGTCAACACCTAGTTTATTGTGGTATTTTCTCATCAGACTGCCTAGTTTCTGTGCTGCAATTTTCCCGGCGTCAAGACCTTCCTTCTCAGCGGTACTTTCAACGGCAGTTACCTCATCAATTAGAAGTGACATGCCTGCAACATACGTTTCCCTGTCATACCCTTCTACAGGGCTGTTCAGGATGGACTCTGCTGTTGCTTTCAGTTCCCGCATATCTTTCCTGAAGGATGTAACGTCCTCCTCCTTAAGTGCTGCGCGGTAGCTTTTATTCATCATCTTCATGGCATGTTCAACACCGTCAGAACCAGCCATTACACAGGGGGATAAAAGAAGAGTGGCTCCTATCACAACAGTACGCATAATTTTTCTCATAATAGCCTCCATATTGTTTACTCTCGTTTTCACAGTCAGAAGGGGTAATATTGCGCAAAAAAATAATCCCTTCCCAATCTTCTCAAAAAACAGCAGCATTCATATTATTTTTCAGGATTATTTGCCCCCGCAACCAGGACTATTATCACCTTTAAAATAAGGGTCAACATGTGTCATAACATTTAAAACATGATGATTATCTAAAACTGATTTCCTGGCCAAAACAGCAATGTCATGTCCTACTTTCACTGATAAATCACCATCAATTTCCAGATGAACATCAACAACAACAAGGTCCCCCATTTTTCTGGTCTTGAGGTCATGGATGCCTTCGACCCCAGGCGTGGACAATAATGTTGTTTTTATACTATTTTCAGTTTCAATATCCACGGCCCTGTCCATCAAGTCATGAAGCGAATCTGACATAAATGAATATCCCATTCTGGTCACAATCAGTCCCACAACCAGTGCAGCTACCGGATCAAGCAATTTAAACCCTGATAAACTACCAATAATACCAATAGCCACCACCAAAGATGAGGCGGCATCAGAGCGGGCATGCCAGGCATTGGCAACCAGCATAGTGGATTTTACTCGGGTTGCTACTGCCAGCATATAGCGAAAAAGAAGCTCTTTGATAACCAGTGCGGCTAAGGCCACCCACAGAGCAACAATATGTACCTGAGGAATATCATCTGGTTGTTGCATTTTATTTGCTGCTGACCATAACATCCCGATGCCAACAATGAATAAAATTGTCCCCAGAATTAATGATGCACCATTTTCATAACGATGATGCCCGTAGTGATGGTCATCATCGGGATTTTTTTTACTTTTATGATTAGCAATAAGCACCACAAAGTCTGAAACTAAATCAGACAGAGAATGGATACCATCCGCAATAAGCCCCTGAGATCCGGAAAATACGCCAGTAATCACTTGCCCGGATGTCAGAAAACAATTAACAAGCACACTAACCCATGTGCTTTTACGGGCCGCGAGGAAACGCTCATGAGAACTAATATCAATATCATCCGTAAGTTTGTTTACCTGCACCTGAAACTCCTAATAACAGCATCTACAGTTAATACTAAGCAGCCAATACTACCCGGCCAAGTTCAGTTTTGGTATATGAAATTTTGAGGTACTGTGGTGAAAATATAAAAATGGTGAGATTTATTCCTGTAAAGACCGCGCCATGGTGGCGATAACATTTATTTATCATAACGCCTGAACATTAATTTATTCTGAACAGAAGAGAGAAGAAAAGTTGACAGTTATCACAACTATACACTTACGCCCAGTGTGGATGGGTTCAACAAACTAAAATTGCAAACCCGATTAACTGAGGAATTGAGCGCTCTCGAAGAGGAGTTGCTTTCGGGTAGCTGTCAACCATTGCAAAATGGTAAACAACATCCTTTGGGTCCCCAACTGTGTGGCCACTGTAGTGACTGTGGTGGGTGATAGAACTGGTCACATTGATGCCAGACTTTTTCGTGCCGCATGTATGGCACACTGAATTTGATTAAGACCTGCTGAAATGAAACCGGAGTGCTTCAGCTACAGAAACTGACCAAATCGTATACCCCAAGCAAGATCTGAATACCATCCGAACAATATCTCTTTTAGGTATACCTGATAAAGACCATGACACACAGTATCAATAGGGTTAAATTTGACTCTATTGACAATAAAAACACGCACTGTATCATATGGGTATCAATTTAATACTCAAAAGAGAATGCATAATGAATGTCCGTATCTATTGCCGTGCATCTACCGAAGGCCAACATGCTGATCGTGCATTAGTTAGCCTGCGCGAATTTGCGCAAAGCAAAAACTGGCAAGTAGCCGGAGAATACATTGAGAATGCCAGCGGTGCGAAGCTGGAACGTGTGGAACTGATGCACCTACTTGCCGAAGCACGGCCTGGCGATTTGCTTCTAATTGAAGCGATTGACCGTCTCAGTCGTCTTCAACATGAAGAATGGGCTGAACTCAAAGCTACGCTGAACAGTAAAGGACTGGTTATTGTTTCGATGGATTTGCCAACAAGCTGGCAGATGGTTGAAATGTCTGGTAACGACCTTACTAGCGGCATTCTTCGGGCAGTCAATGCTATGCTGATCGATATCCTTGCGACAATGGCACGACAAGATTATGAAACCCGCCGTAAACGCCAGGCACAGGGGATCGAGAGAGCAAAACTGGCAGGTTTGTATACGGGGAAAGAAAAAGATATGGAAGCCCGTGAAACTGTTCGCGAAATGCTGGCGCAGAATGTTAAACCAGCCCACATCATGAAAGCGGCAGGTATCAGCCGCGCCACCTTTTACCGAATCAAGAAAGAGCTTTTGTGTTAAAAACGGACTTGATAACAGTATTTGCTGCCCATATGTCCTGACTTTGAAACGCTCATATTATAATTAAGGATATCCCATGGTAGGTAACTCATTCTTCAAAGGTGTTGATGAAAAAATAGGCAGACAAAAACAAGAGCAGATTGAAGAAAAAGAAACGTTAGCCCAGGAACGAGAACGCTTATCGGAAATTATTGAATCTCTCGTACCAGAAGTTGAAACGTACAAAAATGGTTTACTTGAAAGAGGAATCCACGCTGAAATTTCTACATCTGCACGGCATATAAGCTTCAATATGAAGTATAAAGACGGCGGGAAGCATGAACTTTTATTATCAGAAACTGAGCGATTTGATGGCCGCTATTCGATAACGACATTTTCTACAAACGATAATGGTCGTACTTTTAGTTCTACAAACGGTGCATCTTATAGTTCAACTACTTGGTCGAATGATGATTTCTTTAAAGCTTTAGAACGGCATATCAATGATTTCTTGTTCTATGCGAATCGTCATGGTGGTCTTTAAACAACGACCGTTGTATAACAAGCCTCGCTGAAGTGCGAGGCTTTATTTTATCCATACCGATGCTCG from Trabulsiella odontotermitis includes the following:
- a CDS encoding cytochrome b/b6 domain-containing protein, with protein sequence MNENLRNALPHKNTPFLRVLHIIVAVLILLQIINSNLTESDALSDYTLTGFVTWFHVITGLSLIVLGFVMLAWMLTQRGFRYYFAWVVLDFRGVVEDIKMLISFRLPEAHAGGIAALVQGLGVLALLGVALCGGFWFALNTALGTSPVLTETVLHVHKFLTVFIETYFWAHGAMGLLHIFLTVRSQRKNPVTE
- a CDS encoding heavy metal translocating P-type ATPase — translated: MKYNHLLSDIALLCFPLLALMLSFFNQNAQWGINSTIVLILSTLPSLLLTSYEMVKSLLKHQVGVDVLAIISMSGALWMGESATAAVIAAMTATGRLLESYAQGRAEREMTSLLSKAPRSANRLLKNDIQVIPVESIQPGDLLLVKPGETIPVDGPLVSASAVLNESSITGESLPAPRKAGALMLSGAINAGDALKMYAARSAKDSTLQGIIRVVEQASQSRASTVRLADRYAVWFIPFALGIALLAWAVSNEPVRALAVLVVATPCPLLLAVPVALVSGISRSAQRGVLIKGSAALEQLARADHLFFDKTGTLTGGTAKLTSIQSLNPHYTQQDLLRLAASLDQFSCHIIASAILQEAHEQGLGSLPIPESVQEVAGAGLTGKINDQQVCIGTLDFVLSHARSGSWFESARQRLFIENVTVVAIAIDAELVGWLLLSDQLRLETPRALRMLRKAGVREIVMLTGDRQEVADSIGTGLGVDRVLAELTPEMKLAHILDASDSFCTMMVGDGVNDAPALAAAGVGVAMGARGTAAAAESADIVLLTDQLDRLVDARQIARLSMRIATQSVLLGMGLCCIAMVIAALGMLPPFEGALLQEFIDLLAILSALRVLTCRVTRPLDKAISNQQLETLRNEHKHLQPVLQCLAEVAARFPLADQEEQRMLLKELHEQLVQKILSHEQQDEQDLYPSLSTMLVGDDPLAALYRSHKEIYQEVRKLGRLSELLQNTDVSADIIRDVQRSLYGLEAILQLHFAQEEELYNSLQA
- a CDS encoding cytochrome b562, coding for MLLFFEKIGKGLFFCAILPLLTVKTRVNNMEAIMRKIMRTVVIGATLLLSPCVMAGSDGVEHAMKMMNKSYRAALKEEDVTSFRKDMRELKATAESILNSPVEGYDRETYVAGMSLLIDEVTAVESTAEKEGLDAGKIAAQKLGSLMRKYHNKLGVD
- a CDS encoding cation diffusion facilitator family transporter; this encodes MQVNKLTDDIDISSHERFLAARKSTWVSVLVNCFLTSGQVITGVFSGSQGLIADGIHSLSDLVSDFVVLIANHKSKKNPDDDHHYGHHRYENGASLILGTILFIVGIGMLWSAANKMQQPDDIPQVHIVALWVALAALVIKELLFRYMLAVATRVKSTMLVANAWHARSDAASSLVVAIGIIGSLSGFKLLDPVAALVVGLIVTRMGYSFMSDSLHDLMDRAVDIETENSIKTTLLSTPGVEGIHDLKTRKMGDLVVVDVHLEIDGDLSVKVGHDIAVLARKSVLDNHHVLNVMTHVDPYFKGDNSPGCGGK
- a CDS encoding recombinase family protein, which gives rise to MNVRIYCRASTEGQHADRALVSLREFAQSKNWQVAGEYIENASGAKLERVELMHLLAEARPGDLLLIEAIDRLSRLQHEEWAELKATLNSKGLVIVSMDLPTSWQMVEMSGNDLTSGILRAVNAMLIDILATMARQDYETRRKRQAQGIERAKLAGLYTGKEKDMEARETVREMLAQNVKPAHIMKAAGISRATFYRIKKELLC